From Bordetella flabilis, the proteins below share one genomic window:
- a CDS encoding aspartate/glutamate racemase family protein: MRLSFLHTIDINPGIFEQAALDRGLRRDDLRHEIRADLRLRAEQGGRDAEAAQAEVADCVRRLAADADAVVVTCATLGPLVDGMESAAVPVLRADTALARAAVRQGRRVTVLCAAPSAMEANRRLFEGYAAVAGAEAKVALLPEAWDLFRQGDMPRCLEGIARAAEQAYREGADVVAFAHPWMAPAATRVAQGPAPLHGAGAVLDTLAEWAGQGRLPSRHRAP, translated from the coding sequence ATGCGACTCTCCTTCCTGCACACGATAGATATCAACCCCGGCATTTTCGAGCAGGCCGCGCTGGACCGGGGCCTGCGCCGCGACGACCTGCGCCACGAAATCCGCGCGGACCTGCGTCTGCGGGCCGAGCAGGGTGGTCGGGACGCGGAGGCGGCGCAGGCCGAGGTGGCGGACTGCGTGCGACGCCTGGCGGCGGATGCCGACGCGGTCGTGGTGACCTGCGCCACACTGGGGCCGCTGGTCGACGGGATGGAGTCGGCGGCCGTTCCCGTCCTGCGCGCGGATACGGCGCTGGCGCGCGCGGCCGTGCGGCAGGGGCGGCGGGTGACGGTGTTATGCGCCGCGCCTTCGGCAATGGAGGCGAACCGCCGCTTGTTCGAGGGCTACGCGGCGGTCGCAGGCGCCGAGGCGAAGGTGGCGCTGCTCCCCGAGGCCTGGGATCTGTTCCGCCAGGGTGATATGCCGCGCTGCCTGGAAGGCATTGCCCGGGCGGCGGAGCAGGCGTACCGGGAGGGCGCCGACGTGGTGGCGTTCGCCCATCCGTGGATGGCGCCGGCGGCTACGCGGGTCGCGCAGGGGCCGGCTCCGCTGCATGGCGCTGGCGCGGTGCTCGACACGCTCGCCGAATGGGCCGGGCAGGGCAGGCTGCCTTCGCGACACCGCGCGCCTTGA